Proteins from a single region of Eremothecium gossypii ATCC 10895 chromosome VI, complete sequence:
- a CDS encoding AFL013Cp (NOHBY671; No homolog in Saccharomyces cerevisiae; Syntenic homolog of Kluyveromyces lactis KLLA0B00495g) — MRGRNPISPDNQRLLNKIVHQLATSLQRQMVEFVDILLDGLTAASTNKRNLVASLVRGTEIPIFDEDDRMVYRDLGFNDLVGIVHLRNLVLELRGPAKPDAPDPAYVPRVLRQLDLVRDYFVYLLECLGSYLELPTCTGTYRATLVELLPCFELFFADMRSFKRIAAQLLHDARETGASDSSTFAVEDSVLLEIEALERRKLQFRGLVAGLDVRPC; from the coding sequence ATGCGCGGCCGCAACCCCATCTCCCCCGACAACCAGCGGCTCCTGAACAAAATCGTGCACCAGCTCGCCACCTcgctgcagcggcagaTGGTCGAGTTCGTGGACATCCTGCTGGACGGGCTCACCGCCGCGTCCACCAACAAGCGCAACCTCGTCGCCTCGCTCGTGCGCGGCACCGAGATCCCCATCttcgacgaggacgacCGCATGGTCTACCGCGACCTCGGCTTCAACGACCTCGTCGGCATCGTCCACCTGCGAAACCTCGTCCTCGAGCTGCGCGGCCCCGCCAAGCCCGACGCCCCCGACCCCGCCTACGTGCCCCGCGTCCTGCGACAGCTCGACCTCGTGCGCGACTACTTCGTCTACCTGCTGGAGTGCCTCGGCTCCTACCTCGAGCTGCCCACCTGCACAGGCACCTACCGCGCCACGCTcgtggagctgctgcccTGCTTCGAGCTTTTCTTCGCCGACATGCGCTCGTTCAAGCGCATCGCCGcccagctgctgcacgaTGCCCGCGAGACCGGCGCGTCCGACAGCTCCACCTTCGCCGTCGAGGACTcggtgctgctggagaTCGAGGCGCTGGAACGCCGCAAGCTCCAGTTTCGCGGCCTGGTTGCCGGCCTCGACGTCCGGCCCTGCTGA
- the SEN34 gene encoding tRNA splicing endonuclease subunit SEN34 (Syntenic homolog of Saccharomyces cerevisiae YAR008W (SEN34)), whose amino-acid sequence MPHTKVAISLNSKTGVPLVFDLDDVRRIRGLGVLGTLCGSLPTAAQQNLFLTVPLRLMLEDAVWLVLSGHAYFSFDDKLLVQAAGSLTAAEVCRWRQDTERGLEQQRELRRREQQLKLAALHRTADETDTQRRLLEQSLFLETENCSKMIAAAEPAGLQLAILREMVAQHLDLGNYLIYRYLREEQYFLSAGGRFGARYVAYPGDPLRYHSHMAVQPAMDYYNESLDLLHVVGGGRLGTGVKKLWVVGGVRYREAEAAATAEEQIPPPDTLDRLLATSPPVSVFSIEWSGFG is encoded by the coding sequence ATGCCGCACACAAAGGTAGCCATCTCGCTGAACAGCAAGACTGGCGTGCCGCTGGTGTTCGACCTCGACGACGTCAGGCGGATACGGGGGCTGGGCGTGCTCGGTACGCTGTGTGGCTCACTGCCGACCGCCGCGCAGCAGAACCTATTTCTCACGGTGCCTCTGCGCCTGATGCTCGAGGACGCGGTGTGGCTGGTGCTCTCGGGGCACGCGTACTTCTCGTTCGATGACAAGCTCCTGGTGCAGGCGGCGGGCTCGCTGACAGCCGCCGAGGTTTGCAGGTGGAGGCAGGACACGGAGCGGGGgctcgagcagcagcgggagctgcggcggcgggagcagcagctcaaGCTAGCGGCCCTGCACCGCACTGCGGACGAGACAGACACccagcggcggctgctCGAACAGAGCCTCTTCCTGGAGACCGAGAATTGCTCCAAGATGATCGCGGCCGCCGAACCTGCCGGGCTCCAACTCGCGATTCTGCGGGAAATGGTGGCGCAGCACCTGGATCTGGGCAACTATCTGATTTATCGGTACCTGCGCGAGGAACAGTACTTCCTGTCGGCGGGCGGCCGGTTTGGCGCTCGGTATGTTGCCTATCCTGGAGATCCTCTTCGTTATCACTCCCATATGGCTGTGCAGCCTGCCATGGACTACTACAACGAGTCCCTAGATCTGCTGCACGTGGTCGGGGGCGGCCGTCTCGGCACAGGGGTGAAGAAACTATGGGTCGTCGGCGGCGTGCGCTATCGCGAGGCTGAGGCGGCTGCAACAGCTGAAGAGCAGATCCCGCCCCCTGACACGTTGGATCGTCTGCTCGCTACCAGCCCGCCGGTTTCGGTGTTTTCAATAGAGTGGTCGGGCTTCGGTTAG
- the PMC1 gene encoding calcium-transporting ATPase PMC1 (Syntenic homolog of Saccharomyces cerevisiae YGL006W (PMC1)) — protein MTTDPNPENQGPGRRSSRQLAPEFTITPTQLSELHNPKSLAAYCALFGHSENGLCDALKTDKKNGLALADEEVRETARCRRFGANRVPERTARGFLRLMWEAFKDKTMIVLMVAAVISFSLGLYEAIGQPPELDDDGTPMAQVDYVEGLAIMAAVAVVVLVTAANDYQKERQFARLNRKKEDTEVVVVRNGDKHVISVHDLLVGDLLSLQTGDVVPVDCILVEGKCECDESGITGESDTIKKVSLAMSLQVYRTVAADNPSADIGSSDNGHSLVPDPMLISGSKLLSGIGHAVVTAVGPHSVHGKMMLALKSEPETTPLQERLNTLADDISIYGSVAAFLLFVVLFLRFLSYLPKGRLYHDLPSARKGSRFMDIFITAVTVIVVAVPEGLPLAVTLALAFATTRMTKDGNLVRVLRACETMGSATTVCSDKTGTLTQNKMVVVKGFLGSSHFDDISEDSNCAQSDALRQDMSQHTLNDILANIALNSTAFENKQVADPVITENPYHKPRRSLFPWSRNNKPKYPAPKDSSVQSAEFFIGSKTEAALLSLAKGSLGLESLQALRDDPHHIGIASIVQMIPFESSRKWAGLVVRLVDGNYRFFIKGASETIFKSCHYMRSSNDDVIKLSPQKHGEIFGLINNLASDALRTISLAHKDFTDISSWPPAELRDASDPSTASPDLLLGDEYVPTATDRPSIITNNNSGLILDGVVGIHDPLRPGVKESVKNCQQSGVTVRMITGDNITTGRAIARACGILSESEYADHECAMEGPVFRKLSRRQMMDAAPKLKVLARSSPEDKRIFVDILKKMNEVVAVTGDGTNDAPALTLADVGFSMGISGTGVAREASDIILMTDDFTSIVNAIKWGRCVSLSIKKFIQFQLTVNITAVTLTCVTAVTSTEENPVLTAVQLLWVNLIMDTLAALALATDKPDPHILERIPTGRDSPLIAVSTWKMILGQAVLQLIIAFVLHYGGRKLFYPHQVPFTGRDQKRLDTLTFNTFVWLQFFKLIVTRKLDEADGISDWRKRITARNLNFFQDLGRNYYFLTILLLIGICQVLIMCFGGAAFSIEPLTPGMWVTSILCGMLSIPWGALIRICPDEWALKLYPKRLMHIIQHIFGLKFLRGRKKSNNEDMDSHMETSKASDLMAYEAFEKARSEMLNFKESSKSGMATYLNPVNIIRKWSHESSDYQSFDDEHSLIASLTMVPTLVGGAVGGFSHISTPLLQGSPTSAKSSAKTYINKDV, from the coding sequence ATGACTACCGATCCGAACCCCGAGAACCAGGGACCAGGCCGGCGGTCGAGCCGGCAACTGGCGCCCGAGTTCACGATAACGCCGACGCAGCTGAGCGAGCTGCACAATCCGAAGTCGCTCGCCGCCTACTGTGCGCTCTTTGGGCACAGCGAGAATGGGCTGTGCGACGCGCTGAAGACCGACAAAAAAAATGGGCTGGCGCTCGCGGACGAAGAAGTGCGCGAGACGGCGCGGTGCCGGAGGTTTGGGGCCAACCGCGTCCCGGAGCGGACCGCGCGCGGCTTCCTGCGCCTGATGTGGGAGGCCTTCAAGGACAAGACGATGATCGTGCTTATGGTTGCCGCAGTGATATCGTTTTCTCTGGGACTGTACGAAGCAATTGGGCAGCCGCCGGAGCTGGACGACGACGGAACGCCGATGGCGCAGGTTGACTATGTCGAGGGCCTGGCTATCATGGCGGCGGTCGCGGTGGTGGTGCTTGTTACCGCGGCTAACGACTACCAGAAAGAACGGCAGTTTGCGCGTCTCAATCGCAAAAAAGAAGACACGGAAGTGGTAGTGGTGCGCAATGGGGACAAGCACGTCATTTCGGTGCACGATCTGCTGGTTGGCGATCTCCTGAGCTTGCAAACTGGAGACGTCGTGCCCGTGGACTGCATCCTCGTTGAAGGAAAGTGCGAGTGCGACGAATCGGGGATCACGGGCGAGTCAGATACAATCAAGAAGGTCTCCCTGGCGATGTCTTTGCAGGTGTACCGCACGGTGGCTGCGGATAACCCGTCTGCGGACATCGGTTCGAGCGACAATGGCCACAGCCTGGTGCCCGATCCCATGCTGATATCCGGCTCGAAACTGTTGTCGGGTATTGGCCACGCAGTTGTCACCGCGGTTGGGCCCCACTCCGTGCATGGGAAAATGATGCTGGCTTTGAAAAGCGAGCCGGAGACCACACCGCTCCAGGAGCGCCTGAATACGCTGGCTGACGATATATCGATCTACGGATCTGTCGCTGCATTTCTTCTTTTCGTCGTCCTCTTTCTCAGGTTCTTGTCCTATCTCCCAAAGGGCAGGCTATACCACGATTTACCCTCCGCGAGAAAGGGCTCCCGTTTTATGGATATATTTATCACTGCCGTTACCGTGATCGTGGTTGCTGTCCCCGAGGGCTTGCCACTGGCGGTTACATTGGCATTAGCATTTGCAACCACACGCATGACGAAAGATGGCAATTTAGTAAGGGTTCTCCGAGCATGTGAAACTATGGGATCGGCCACGACTGTTTGCTCTGATAAGACGGGTACCCTGACACAGAATAAGATGGTAGTGGTCAAAGGCTTTCTAGGTAGTTCGCATTTTGATGATATATCGGAGGATTCCAACTGTGCTCAGAGCGATGCACTTCGACAGGACATGTCGCAGCACACTTTGAATGATATACTTGCTAACATCGCTTTGAATTCGACAGCGTTCGAGAACAAACAAGTCGCGGATCCCGTCATCACTGAGAATCCATACCATAAGCCGCGCCGCTCATTGTTCCCATGGTCCAGAAACAATAAACCTAAATATCCAGCTCCTAAGGATTCCAGTGTTCAGTCTGCAGAATTTTTCATTGGCTCCAAAACTGAAGCAGCATTACTTTCCCTAGCTAAGGGGTCACTGGGGTTGGAAAGCTTGCAGGCATTAAGGGATGACCCACACCATATCGGAATTGCATCGATAGTCCAGATGATACCGTTCGAAAGTTCGCGCAAATGGGCTGGCCTGGTTGTGAGGCTTGTTGACGGTAACTACCGTTTTTTCATTAAGGGTGCCTCAGAGACTATATTTAAAAGTTGCCATTATATGAGATCGTCTAATGATGACGTTATCAAATTATCGCCCCAGAAACATGGGGAAATTTTTGGGTTGATTAATAATCTAGCGAGCGATGCCTTGCGGACAATCTCATTAGCCCATAAAGATTTTACGGATATCTCTTCGTGGCCCCCTGCAGAGTTGCGGGATGCTAGCGATCCCTCAACTGCTTCTCCGGACCTGTTGCTTGGAGACGAATATGTACCAACGGCTACTGACCGGCCATCTATTATAACCAACAATAACAGTGGCTTGATATTAGATGGTGTTGTGGGAATTCATGATCCACTGCGTCCGGGGGTTAAAGAATCTGTCAAAAATTGCCAACAATCCGGCGTGACAGTACGGATGATTACCGGCGACAATATAACGACGGGTAGAGCGATAGCAAGAGCCTGTGGAATTCTATCCGAATCGGAGTATGCAGACCACGAATGCGCCATGGAGGGTCCGGTCTTCAGAAAGTTGAGCAGACGCCAGATGATGGATGCTGCGCCAAAACTGAAGGTACTTGCGAGATCTTCCCCAGAAGACAAGCGTATTTTTGTTGATATCCTGAAGAAGATGAATGAGGTTGTCGCAGTAACTGGTGATGGTACCAACGATGCGCCAGCTTTAACATTGGCGGATGTCGGTTTTTCAATGGGGATATCTGGAACTGGTGTGGCAAGAGAGGCTTCTGATATTATCCTAATGACAGACGACTTCACTTCAATTGTGAATGCAATCAAGTGGGGCAGATGCGTCAGCCTATCCATTAAGAAGTTCATTCAGTTTCAGCTTACGGTCAATATAACAGCAGTGACGTTAACTTGCGTCACGGCTGTGACTTCTACCGAGGAAAATCCCGTTCTGACTGCTGTTCAGCTATTATGGGTTAATTTGATTATGGATACGTTGGCTGCCCTGGCATTGGCAACTGACAAGCCGGACCCTCATATTTTGGAAAGGATACCGACAGGCCGTGACTCACCGCTAATTGCAGTTTCTACTTGGAAGATGATTCTTGGTCAGGCCGTCCTGCAACTTATCATCGCCTTCGTTCTACATTATGGTGGAAGAAAGCTATTTTATCCACATCAAGTACCCTTCACTGGGCGTGATCAGAAACGCCTGGATACGCTAACGTTTAATACTTTTGTCTGGTTGCAGTTTTTCAAACTGATTGTGACTCGTAAACTTGACGAGGCAGATGGGATTTCAGACTGGAGAAAGAGGATTACTGCCAGAAATCTAAACTTTTTCCAAGATTTAGGACGCAATTACTATTTCTTAACGATCTTACTTCTCATAGGAATATGTCAGGTTCTAATAATGTGCTTCGGAGGTGCTGCATTTTCCATTGAGCCTTTAACTCCAGGTATGTGGGTGACTAGTATACTATGTGGTATGCTCTCAATACCGTGGGGTGCTCTTATCCGCATTTGTCCCGATGAATGGGCGTTGAAGCTGTATCCAAAACGCTTGATGCATATTATCCAGCATATCTTTGGTTTGAAATTCTTGAGAGGCCGCAAGAAAAGCAATAACGAAGATATGGATTCGCATATGGAAACCTCGAAGGCATCAGACCTTATGGCATATGAGGCATTTGAAAAGGCCCGGTCAGAGATGCTTAACTTCAAAGAGAGTTCGAAAAGCGGAATGGCCACATACCTAAACCCCGTGAATATTATCCGGAAATGGTCCCACGAGTCGTCAGACTATCAATCCTTTGATGACGAGCATTCACTAATAGCATCTTTAACCATGGTTCCAACGTTGGTTGGCGGAGCTGTGGGCGGTTTCTCTCATATATCGACTCCTCTACTGCAAGGTTCTCCCACCAGTGCGAAATCGTCTGCCAAGACGTATATTAATAAGGACGTTTAA
- the COG7 gene encoding Golgi transport complex subunit COG7 (Syntenic homolog of Saccharomyces cerevisiae YGL005C (COG7)): protein MDRHDEILQMFFDEEFVPQAYLDILLSSVDRPLNELQQISASLLYRLEYYTGVLTKDLEDTIRRLQKPAELLNYSVTSDDIGNMKTTRLEYYMDTLANSVQSLEVDVGKINTELAQLDASYETSTQSVAKITQLELVKSRLQDVLSVFQQLQIILRISVGEKEGALQNVDVNEFTVALDTLRDTIIKKLEECLESETATEKNDELLSRIDSFTALKVVFKGFNKFYPVYLQFANKIQKAKEHYLSQKVDENI from the coding sequence ATGGATCGTCATGATGAGATTCTACAAATGTTTTTCGATGAGGAATTTGTCCCGCAGGCATACCTAGATATATTGCTTTCATCCGTTGATCGGCCATTGAACGAACTGCAGCAGATTTCCGCATCTCTACTTTATAGATTGGAATACTATACCGGAGTCTTGACGAAAGATCTGGAAGATACCATAAGAAGGTTGCAAAAGCCAGCCGAATTGTTGAACTATTCAGTCACCAGCGATGATATTGGGAATATGAAGACCACGAGGTTAGAGTATTATATGGATACACTGGCCAATTCTGTACAATCCCTGGAGGTGGATGTTGGAAAAATCAATACGGAACTCGCGCAGTTAGACGCCAGCTATGAGACTAGCACGCAAAGTGTGGCCAAGATCACGCAACTGGAGCTGGTAAAGTCGCGACTGCAAGATGTGCTGAGTGTGTTCCAGCAGTTACAGATAATCTTGCGAATCTCAGTTGGAGAGAAGGAGGGGGCACTCCAAAATGTGGATGTGAATGAATTTACCGTTGCATTGGATACACTGAGGGACACAATTATTAAGAAACTGGAAGAATGCCTGGAATCTGAAACTGCGACAGAAAAGAACGATGAACTTTTGTCAAGAATCGATTCTTTTACTGCCTTAAAGGTGGTTTTCAAGGGATTCAACAAGTTTTATCCAGTTTACCTGCAGTTTGCAAATAAGATACAGAAGGCAAAGGAGCATTACTTGTCTCAAAAAGTGGATGAAAATATCTGA
- the RPN14 gene encoding Rpn14p (Syntenic homolog of Saccharomyces cerevisiae YGL004C (RPN14)), with protein MKITTFEIQQDFGECIDDVSRGYSDHEEIYINIIPNVDTTIEKRVTIVKHGESVEFDAGEGNTFRRVSSDIYEARFGRDNVTCRFKLPSKEYSGKVRSSLATESRNLTALAVTQHPEAQYAIGDTEGRLTLHNAEFSDCRSLDGHSGHITSLHYFPSGKVLLSASIDMQLKIWSAADGTNPRTLFGHTAPITGCGLIERGRNVLSSSKDGSVRLWECGSGSMLRAFHRRDRHSDGVNALQVLNVQSHSHNGLGNPLEFGTEDKAFIAGHASGVLTYHDVFTKQQLAELPSEFQAACTTLATTNSYFDEASPFYIYAGYENGYVAQWDLRNPIKSVGHVIIDEGNPVNTLIHHDGKIYLSSGFDCHCELALGEGDSTTATFLVSRDSTVSQYLSDPMAGAVWAVGSRSFCAKYS; from the coding sequence ATGAAGATTACGACGTTTGAAATTCAACAGGACTTTGGCGAATGTATCGATGATGTGTCAAGAGGCTACAGTGATCACGAGGAGATATACATTAACATTATCCCAAACGTCGATACAACCATCGAGAAGAGAGTCACGATTGTAAAGCATGGAGAAAGTGTTGAATTTGATGCTGGCGAGGGTAATACGTTTAGGCGAGTCAGCAGCGACATCTACGAAGCGAGGTTTGGTCGTGATAATGTGACTTGCCGGTTCAAACTACCTAGCAAGGAATACAGCGGCAAAGTGCGCAGCTCCCTCGCAACCGAGAGCAGAAACCTGACGGCCCTCGCGGTAACACAGCACCCAGAAGCACAGTATGCCATCGGTGATACTGAGGGCCGGCTTACACTCCATAATGCCGAGTTTTCGGACTGCAGGAGCCTTGACGGACACAGCGGGCATATAACATCGCTGCATTATTTCCCAAGCGGAAAAGTGCTACTGAGCGCTTCCATTGATATGCAGCTGAAAATATGGTCTGCAGCGGACGGTACAAATCCCAGAACGCTCTTCGGCCACACTGCCCCCATAACCGGGTGTGGCCTTATAGAACGGGGGCGTAATGTCCTATCTTCGTCTAAGGATGGGTCCGTCAGACTGTGGGAATGCGGTAGTGGAAGCATGTTGCGTGCATTCCACCGACGCGACAGACATTCCGATGGTGTCAATGCATTGCAGGTGCTAAATGTGCAGTCTCATAGTCATAACGGTCTAGGTAATCCCCTAGAATTCGGTACGGAAGACAAAGCCTTTATAGCCGGCCATGCCTCAGGTGTCCTAACGTACCACGATGTTTTTACGAAACAGCAGCTGGCAGAGCTTCCTAGCGAATTTCAGGCTGCATGCACAACGCTGGCCACTACAAACTCCTATTTTGACGAGGCCTCTCCGTTTTATATATACGCGGGATACGAGAATGGTTATGTCGCACAATGGGATCTAAGGAATCCTATTAAATCTGTTGGCCACGTAATCATTGATGAGGGAAATCCAGTAAACACACTAATCCATCATGACGGCAAGATCTACTTGTCGTCCGGGTTTGATTGCCATTGCGAACTGGCGCTTGGTGAGGGGGATTCTACGACAGCTACATTTTTGGTCTCTAGGGATTCCACAGTATCTCAATACCTATCTGATCCAATGGCTGGCGCCGTTTGGGCTGTTGGTTCACGCTCTTTCTGCGCTAAGTACTCGTAG
- the RFA1 gene encoding replication factor A subunit protein RFA1 (Syntenic homolog of Saccharomyces cerevisiae YAR007C (RFA1)): MLYNNEKSPNAKFSQLITSVAKLALRHTPWPQAKVKKFDQLSVIRWMVMSTMTMNTGITTGDLATIFKDRSRYENPVGGQYQCSQTKKAEQVATSKKNLILINDGVYHMKALLRGDASQKALTHNLKRGDIFRVLTGEPAVIKEKKKFVLIIDDFEITQRDASVNPHTEFIDAYFAAHANEVINFDGMGTIDRDMSPSPAIASRTTSMQQQQQQQQQQQQQQQQQQQQQQQQQQQQQQMHSAQAQQQSNQFMGSGSQKTKPIFAIEQLSPYQNMWTIKARVSFKGDIKTWHNQRGEGKLFNVNFLDTSGEIRATAFNDNALKYFEILQEGKVYYVSKARIQPAKPQFSNLKHPYELQLDRDTVVEECFEAADVPKMNFSFIKLDQISSMEANSNVDILGVIQTVNPPFEMIAKSGKKFNRRDIVIVDETGYSVNVGLWNEQAVDFNLPEGSVIAVKSVRVTDFGGKSLSMGFSSTLHPNPDIPEAYAIKGWYSSKGTSTTFHSLKMEGGDRNSMRYVADRITIGKAKDDNLGRSDKGDYFNVRGAVNFLKVDNFAYPACSTEGCQKKVIEQTDGTWRCEKCQVDHPAPKWRYMLTASILDETSQIWITLFNDQAEKLLSMDANTLTELKNTDPEKFQKVTQSVQMNEYDFRVRAREDTYNEETRIRYTVTNLYPLRWKVEADYLAGELTKAFLS; this comes from the coding sequence ATGTTATATAATAACGAAAAGTCGCCAAACGCGAAGTTTTCACAGTTAATAACATCAGTGGCGAAGTTGGCCCTTCGCCACACACCCTGGCCACAGGCTAAAGTTAAAAAGTTCGATCAACTCTCGGTAATTCGCTGGATGGTTATGAGCACTATGACTATGAACACGGGAATAACCACAGGAGATCTAGCCACCATTTTCAAGGACCGTTCTCGGTATGAGAACCCCGTTGGGGGGCAGTACCAGTGCTCGCAAACCAAAAAGGCGGAGCAAGTAGCGACAAGCAAGAAAAACCTGATTCTCATTAACGATGGGGTCTATCATATGAAGGCGCTGCTCCGCGGTGATGCATCGCAGAAGGCGCTCACCCACAACTTGAAGAGAGGAGACATCTTCCGCGTGTTGACGGGTGAGCCTGCGGTTatcaaggagaagaagaaatTTGTTTTGATCATAGATGACTTCGAAATTACACAGCGGGATGCTTCTGTGAATCCGCACACTGAGTTTATTGACGCATATTTTGCAGCACACGCCAACGAGGTGATAAACTTCGATGGCATGGGTACTATTGACAGAGACATGTCGCCTTCTCCTGCCATCGCCTCACGCACAACATCaatgcagcagcagcagcagcagcagcagcaacaacaacaacaacaacaacagcagcagcagcagcagcagcaacaacaacaacaacagcaACAGATGCATTCTGCGCAGGCTCAACAGCAGAGTAACCAGTTTATGGGTAGCGGCTCTCAGAAAACAAAGCCAATATTTGCCATTGAACAGCTCTCTCCTTACCAGAATATGTGGACGATTAAGGCGCGGGTGTCCTTCAAAGGGGATATCAAAACCTGGCATAACCAGAGGGGGGAGGGCAAGTTATTTAACGTTAACTTCCTAGATACGTCGGGTGAGATAAGGGCGACAGCATTTAATGACAATGCTCTAAAGTACTTTGAGATATTGCAGGAAGGAAAAGTATACTATGTGTCTAAAGCAAGGATACAGCCAGCAAAGCCTCAATTTTCCAATTTGAAACATCCGTATGAACTGCAGCTGGACAGGGATACTGTTGTTGAAGAGTGTTTTGAAGCCGCTGACGTGCCAAAGATGAATTTCAGTTTCATCAAGCTAGACCAAATATCAAGTATGGAGGCAAACTCTAATGTGGATATTCTAGGTGTAATCCAGACAGTGAACCCACCATTCGAGATGATTGCAAAATCTGGGAAAAAGTTCAACAGGAGGGATATTGTAATTGTTGATGAAACTGGGTATTCTGTTAATGTAGGTCTATGGAATGAGCAAGCAGTTGATTTTAACTTGCCTGAAGGGTCTGTCATCGCGGTCAAAAGTGTTCGTGTTACAGACTTTGGTGGAAAGTCGCTTTCGATGGGCTTTTCCAGTACGCTTCATCCAAATCCTGACATACCTGAGGCTTATGCGATAAAAGGATGGTACAGCAGCAAGGGCACTAGTACAACATTCCATTCGCTAAAAATGGAGGGTGGTGACCGGAATAGTATGCGGTATGTAGCCGATCGCATAACTATTGGGAAGGCAAAGGATGATAACCTAGGAAGAAGCGATAAAGGTGACTACTTTAACGTAAGAGGTGCGGTCAACTTCTTGAAGGTTGACAATTTTGCGTATCCCGCTTGCTCTACTGAAGGCTGTCAAAAGAAAGTTATAGAGCAAACGGATGGTACCTGGAGATGCGAAAAATGTCAGGTGGATCATCCAGCTCCTAAGTGGCGGTATATGCTTACGGCTTCGATTCTTGACGAGACCTCTCAAATATGGATCACGCTTTTTAACGACCAGGCTGAAAAGCTGCTGAGCATGGATGCAAATACATTAACCGAGCTCAAGAACACTGATCCAGAAAAGTTCCAGAAAGTAACCCAGAGCGTACAGATGAACGAGTATGATTTCCGGGTCAGGGCTCGCGAAGATACATATAATGAAGAGACGAGAATTAGGTACACAGTCACGAACTTATATCCTCTAAGGTGGAAGGTAGAAGCTGACTATCTCGCAGGTGAACTGACAAAAGCTTTTCTAAGCTGA